The DNA window GGGCGACGCGATAACGCCGGGGGCgccggtggcggcggcggcggcggcggcggcggcgggcggcgcggggccCAGGGAGGTGGGCGAGGCCCCGGCGCCCCCGCGGCCCGGGCTCCTCCCCGCGCGGGGCATCGTGCTGTCCTTGCCCGCGTGCGCCCGCCAGCTCCCCGCGCACAGGCTCTCGGCCCTCTCCAGCGACAGGCACTCGTAGTGGCTGACGGTGGCCCTGCCGAGGGAGTTGGTCCTGCTGGCCAGCTGCTCCAGCTTGGCGCTGAACAgccggctgctgctgctggcctcCTTGGCCTGGCCGCCGGCCTCATCCGGGAACGGGGCCAGGAGGGGCGCCGGGGGGTGCGACGGGCTGCTGGTGCCGCTGCTGCAGGCGCTGTGCTGGGGGCTGGCCCGGTTCTTCTGGTCCAGGCTGGACTTGCGGACCGGCGGCAGAGGGGGCGTCCCTTTGGGCCGGGCCAGCATACAGTGCTTGGGCGACGCCGCCTTCCTCTCCAGGGCCGCCTTGCAGGGCGACGCGCCCTGGGCGCTGCCCAGCCCGTTGGTCTCCGCGGCGCAGTGGTAGAACGGACTGCCCGGCTCCTCCTGCCGGCTGGCCTTCTGGAAAGCCCTGGGAAGGCTGCTGGACTTCAGGCCTCTGTTGGGGTGCACGGGGCTCTGGGCGGCCACACCGGGCAGGGCCATCTCACAGCCATCCGCAACCCTCCTGAGGTTGTCGCTCCCGGGGGAAGCGGACACCTCACCGCTGCTGCTGCTCAGCCTGTCCCCAGGGCTGGCCTTCCTGTCCTGCTCTGCTCTGGCCTCAGGCTTTGCGGGGGGGCCTGTGGTGGCCTCACGCCCGGCCCCTTCTTCACCGGGATAGGCGCTCTCTTTCTTTACCTCCTCTTCCCGTTTTAGCCAAGGGTCCTCAAATCTCATCTCTGTCTTCGCACCGGTTTCCCGGCTATCCTGGGGCTGGGCTGCTCTGGGCGCTGAGCTCACCGCGGGGGCGATGGACGCCTCGGGCCCTTGGACGGGCCGGGGGCTCACGGCAATGCAGGGGTAGACTGTGATGTTGGTCTTCATGGGGATGTACCCTTCGCAGCTGCTCAGGTCTGCTGTGTTGGAGATGGTGACCATGGCCTTGCCCAGCGTGGATATCTTGCAGCCCTGGATGGGGGTCGCCTTGTCAAAAGAGTCCTCCCCCATGTCAGACAGGATGAGCAAACCGTCGGGGCCCACCTCGGGCTTCTCCCGGCACACCACGGGGCTGCTCTGGATGCCGCCGCCCAGCTCCGAGGCCGGAGGATCGGCCATGGCCTCCCCGTGCCCGAAGCACGTCTGGGCGATGAAACTGTGGCAGGACTGCTCGCCATCGCTGCCGGCGCTCACCTCGCTCAGCCAGGAGCTGATGGAGGAACGTTGGCTCCCGGCCTCGCGGGCCTTCTCGTCCAGGGTCAGCTTTGGGAGGGGCAGGAACTGCGTGATGCTGACCTCGGACACGGGGGCCACGCTGGAGTAGCACTCGAGATCCTCGCTGATGCTGCCGATGATGCTGACAGGCCGGGAGCCCGAGGCCAGGGCCTGCACGGAGCAGTCGCTGTTGAAGCTGATGATGCTGGTGGGGCGGCCGCCGTCCAGGACGCCGCTGATGGTCAGCTCCTCCACCAGCGTGAACACCAGCTCGTCCTCGCCGTTCAGCTCCAGGGGCTGCTGCACCGTCACCGTCGTGGTGCTCAGGACCTCCTTCTTGGGGTCTGGAGAGGTGGCCCCCTGGTGCTCGTCATCGACCGGGCTTTCGGGGAACCCTTGGCTCCCAGCGGACATGGACTTCTTCAGAACCTGGGGGCTCATTCCAACTGGGGGGGTTCGCACCTCAGGCTGCAGCAGGGACTCGCTGGATACCGTGCAGGCGTCCTTGCTCAAGGGAggcaggggggcaggagagggcaggaCACCCTTCTGGGTGTACACTTTGCACCTCTGGGAGGGAGAGCTGGCCGGCTTGTACTCGGAGGTCTTGGACAGGCTGGCGATGCCCAGCCGCGGGGACCCCATCGGCCTGGGCTTGCCTTCCACGAAGCCACAGGAGTTCAGGCTTTCTCGGCTGCTCTGGAGGCTGGGGCTCTGCGTGAGCTGGGAAGCAGCGTGCTGGCCGCCACCGCTGCCCGGGATGCTCCTGGgcgaggcagggctggggctgccgGGCAGAGCCGGGGTGGGGCCGGGCGAGTGATTCCTCTGCATCTTGGAGGCGGGAGGGTCGGTGCCTTCTCTGTCAGTCAGCTGCCCGTCGGACCCGGCCTCTTCCTTCTCAGACTCACAGAGTGGGTTGGCCCCAGCCGCCTGGCTTAACGGGGGACCCTTGCCCGCTTGCTGGGCCCCAAACTGGACCGGCAGCTCTTCGAAAGGAAACTGACTGGGCTCCTCGCTGCCGTCGATACAGTCCAGCCTCTCCTGCAGCTCGGCAAACGTGTTGCACTTCAGACAGTCCCTTTCCGACTTGCCGGCCGTAGCCCCTCCGGCCTCCGGGGGCCGGCCGTCGCCCCGTGCCTTCTGCAGGGCGGGCACGATGGGGACAAAGTCTGGGGGGCCCTCGTTGTCGGTGAGCTCTTTGTCGGAGAGGGCCGTGCCGTTGGGCCCGATGTAGATGACCGTGTCGCAGGACTGCTCGCTGCTCGAGGAGTAGTCGGGGTCGCTGGACAGCGGGGGGATGGGGAAGTCCGGGTCCCCCGCGGTCCTGGCGTGGAAGGGTCTCAGCTGGGTGGGCCTTCGCATCCTGCCTTCCTCGCAGGAGCTCTCCCCACCGGACGAGCTTGACGTGTACTGAAGATGAGAGCTGGGAGGTTAGCGGGGGCGGGCCTCCCGGCGAGCCCACAGCGACTCCGAACAGGCCCCCCAGGCCACCCCGGTTCCCCTCCCTGCGTCAGGCTGTTCCTCGTGGTGCGTCAGGCCGGCGTGCCCCAGCTTGCCACCACACCGTGGCCTCTAAGTGAGAACGGCCCATGTGGCACGCTGGGGAACAGAGCCTACTCAGGACAGGTGACCAGCCCGGGCCCCGGGTGACCTCCTGAGGGCAGACGGGTCACTACCGTGGCATACCCCAGCCGTCTGTGGTACCCTGCGTCACACAGGTTGTAAAGGCCCATTTTTTACCCCCACTCCCCGCCATACACAGGAAGACACAAAAAGGAAAGAGCTTCCCGCTTCACCAGCTGGCCTGGTGACCACAGTTGTGATGGCTTTCTGCCACATTCTGGTCATGCCACCAGGGTCCTGGCTTTGCCTCTGCCCGAGAAAGCAAGGCTGGTAGTTTCTGCCAGGCTCCTCACATCCACAAGAAACCACTGTATTCACGTGGCAAAGCCCAGGAACCCATAAATGGTTCCTGGAAATGCAGGAGAAGTAGCACCACGTGAGCAAAGCACTAATCCAAAGATGGGCTCAGCCAGTCGCAGGACAGGGTCTCCATCTACGTGggaccagggcagggagggaggcacgGAGTGTTTCCCATCCTACCCAGATGCCTGACGTGGGCCTAGTGCTCCCGGTTAGGGGTCCAGGCTGGATGACCAGCAGCTGGTGGGGCTAGGGGGCGCGGACTTCATCATCCTCCCCCCCACCGACCATCATCAGCATcgcctgccccccccacccccgcccccgtgcTCAGGGATTAGGAATACCGGCTCGGCTCCAGGGTAGGGCTCCCAAAGCATCTACACCCGCTGCACCCCCTGGGAGCTCCCTACCTtcgtcttctttttcttcatcctcaAGACTCTCGAGGCGATCTGGATGGTGGACAGGGTCTCTGCGTAGTTGCCGGCGGCCGCCGAGATGTGCGCGATCATGGTGGTGCGACAGTTCACGTTCCCCAGGGACTCTCGCAGCAGCATGGTGAGTTTGCTCTCTCTGCCAAACAAAGTGAATTAAGGCTGCATTAGTGGGTCATGCTTCACGTTGGCTGTCAGGGTAGGACTGCGGGCCTCCACGTGGCTTTTTTGTTGTGGGCAGCagggtttcccccccccccattttcaaaaaaaaagggcGTACTAATTAACATCATTTTCTGGCACACGGCTGTTTGTAGCAGGCAGCCGAGCAAGGGCTTCTAACCCCAAGAATGGAATCCATGTGACACATCTCCCTTGGCACTCGTGTCCCGCTCCTGGGTAAGCCCGTGCGTCTGTGTGCGCCCACCGGGCGCTGTGGACGACGGGACCTGGGGATAGGaactggaggaagggagaagacgGCTCTGTGACTGATTCGGCAGTCCGCGTGCACACACAGCCCTTCTTTGCAAGTGTCTGTGCGCGAGCGGTCCCTGCAAGGCAGAGTGGTTTGCCAGCCACGAACCTGCGTGTTAGATCCGCGTGTCTGCGACGTACCCAGTTTGTTTGCGAGAGTGGCAAGCACTTTATCAccatctgtctcttcctctcgTGCCTGCACGTGGCGGCAATGCAGGAGAAGGTGTCTGTGTTCCCGATTACGagtggagaaacagagacacGGGCCCGAGCACTCAATCCGTCAGCCACAGAACGCAGACCTTTCTAGAAAGGCCTCCTCTGGGGACTCCGCAGGGGCCGTGTGGGGCCAGGGCCCTGAGTGGTGATAATGAGGCTCAGGACTTTACAGACGGTGGTTGCAGGCTCTTCCAAAACTGACCTGGAGCGATGGTGCATGTGTTTCCATTCCTGCACGTGTCCCAACAGTCTCCCTGCCTCGCTCTTAAAAGGCTTCTGCTTACGTCATCATCAGCCCTCTCCTCTCAACTGCTGCCAGATGTCATTTCACCTCTGGAAGCTTCCCTGATCCCGAAGGCGGAGGCAGCCTCTGCGTCTCCCGTGCCCTGTGTGCATAGCTGTGCGTTGTGTTCAGAATGCCAGGTTCCGGGGGCTCGTCCTCACGTCCGTGTCCCCACCAGGCTGTCAGCCGGCCACCCCCGCAGAGCTCCCTGGAGAGGGACCGTCCAGCTCAGCAGACCCGGTGTGAGAGGCAGGCTGCCCAGGCCTTGGAAACGGGGAAACCCTTTCACACGTGACCTGCATGGGGCCTTCGGGGAGGAAGACTGCGGGGTGAGAGCCAGAGTTTGCCTTTTCCATCTGGAACCAATTAAGGTGTCAGTTCGGGACGCCGGGCTCACTCTGGCTCAGTTCCAGGGCAATTAAAAAAAACGCATCAGGGTTTTCCTTCAGCCGAAATCGTCAGTGATGAAAGTCGTGGAAGGagagtgttatggactgaatgcaAGCAAGCTAACCCCCAAAGTGATGCCATCAGGAGGGGGGGGGCCTTCGGGAGGTGACCGGTCACAAGGGCAGTGCTGTCATCGACGAGAACAGCGCTCTTATAAGGGGGACTTCCGGGGGAGTTGGCTCGCTCCTTCCGCCATCGGAGGCTGTCACCAGAAGGCAGccgtctatgaaccaggaagctgCCTCACCGAACACCAGACCTGCTAACACCTTGTTGAACCTCCAGCCTTCAAAGCTCTGAGACATACATGTCTGCTGTTTGAGGCCCTCCGTCTGTGGTTATTTTTTCAGAGTGGCCTCAACGGACTGAGACAGGGAAGGGGGTGTGCAGAAGGATCGAGGCCTCGCTGCAAACACTCATCTGCCTTCAAAATGTGTCCAGCAGGCAGGTCACGGATGCCACCAGAGCTGACAGCCAGACGGGCGGTCAGGTCCCACCCCCGGCACACACTCTTCGCGGAGACCCTGCATCTGCCTGAGTCTACGGTTTTGTCTTCACTGTGTCTTCGAGTGGAAGACAGATCCCATCAGGGGGAAGTCGTGACCGCTGCAGTCAATTCTTACTGTCCGAGGTGGTTGTGGTCTATTAAGTCTCTGTGAACCCTGAAGCAGTGAGTCCAGATGGGAACGGTTCCTCGGGGCCACTGGTCAGTTTCCCGTCAATGAATCGATCGATACATAACCTTGTTTCATGTGTTTCTATTTAGAACACCTGATTTAATACACGTTCCTTACAAATGATGAACTACACGCATTTCTTTAGAACAAAACACTAGCTGAGGAGGGTTTATTTTTCTGACCCTAGGTAATAAGAACAtaaatttctttggctttttcaGCCTCACAATATTGTccactatgctttttttttttttttttgaaatttttaaattatttatttatttttcatgtttttatttttgagggagagagagaggcagagacagagcatgagcaggggaggggcagagagagagggagacacagactctgaagcaggctccaggctctgagctgtcagcacagagcccgatgcgggactcgaacccactagcggtgagatcatgaggtgagccgaagtcggatgctcaaccaacggagtcacccaggcgccctgatgtttttttgtttttgtttttgtttttaatttgatcaTCTTATGAATCCATAAAGAGAGCCTTTTATCTGTAGTTTcatcatgcattttatttttttattttttatttttaaaaattttttttttctttttttaaatttttttttttcaacgtttatttatttttgggacagagagagacagagcatgaacgggggaggggcagagagagagggagacacagaatcggaaacaggctccaggctccgagccatcagcccagagcccgacgcggggctcgaactcacagaccgtgagatcgtgacctggctgaagtcggacgcttaaccgactgcgccacccaggcgcccctcatcatgCATTTTAGATGTTACTTAACTCTTTCTGAAGCAGCCTGACGCACAGGTCAGtgaattccctcttcctctttctggatGTACCATATTGTTGACTCGTTAACACTGAATTCATGCCAAACGGCACTACAGCTCATGCCTGAACGAGGCTTCTCGAAGACACATATTTTCTCCGTAAGGCACGTCACTGCCTTCTCGCACCAACGAACGCCGGGCCACCCCCACAGCACTGTGCTTGGGGGCCTTTTTGGCAGtgaaaccaccaacaaaaagcacacaGATACAAACAACGTGGCACCAAACAGGACTCCGAAGAGGAGCCTCGTTTGCAAGAAGAGAGGCGAGACGAGGAGGCAGAGGGCTGGCTTGTCCCATCTCAGCTGGGGACGGCACCTCAAGCCACCCCACGTTTGGGCCGCTGTGCACGTCCGCAAACGACAGCAAAGGCGCCACTCGAGCTGAGTTTGAACGTGATTCGTAAACACGGAACCTGCAGCTGATGAGGATCACGTGTCCCACGAAGTCCCCTGGCGAGAATGCCTGCTAACCGTCGTGCTCTGCTGAGGGCACGCTCCCTCCTGCGTGTGACCGCGTGTCCGTCCTCAGGAAGGGGGGCCAGGAGGAGCAGGCAGAACACGGGTACGTCGCACTGTCTGCCCTGTGCATTTCCACCCCGGCTCCCCCTTCACCAGTCAATCgtaggatgattttttttccccaagtccaCACTGTCGGAAGAAGCCGGGGCACGTTGCTTGGCAACCGGCGTTTTAGCTCTCCTCGAGGAAAGCCAGTAAAACTGCTGACAAGACTCTTTCACACGGGCCTCTCTAGACTCTAAAACATAGCCttatgggaatgaaaaatggtggCTATAAAGCTTGGGTTCTCTTCCGCCTCGTGATGATCTTTTAACTTGGAACAAAGACAGTTAAGTTGGGGAGGGAAGGTGAAGGAAGGGGCAGGGTACTAAAGGCTGAAAACTGTGGATTTAACTTGGTGGCTGGGGTAGGAAAATAAAGAGTCAAAAGAGTTTCCAGGGCAAGACTCAGCACGGACTCAGTCTGCGTCTCTGTGTTACGGctgaggcaggaggaagggaaacGCACAGGTGCAGGGCCAGTGGCCCCCAAGCCCCAGCTCCAGGCTGGATGGGGGACTTAGGGGCCACGTGGGAGGGGTCCTCGCTGCGCAGGATGgcgtgggtggggggcaggagccGACTGCGGTCTGGGGAAGGCCTGGGCCAGTCTTCCAAGCCCCCATGTGCCCGGCACACATATTCACCTCCTTTCCGCCCCACCCTGcatacatcttttattttctatttcttttcaatggttatttatttttgagagagagacagagaccgagcacgagcaggggaggggcagagagagagggagacagaatccgaagtaggctccaggctctgagcggtcagcacagagcccgatatggggcccAATCCCaggcactgtgagatcatgaagtcggaggcttaactgactgaaccacccaggcgtccctgcacACACCTTTTAAAATGGgttttgcggggcgcctgggtggctcagtcggttaagcgtccgacttcggctcaggtcatgatctcgcggtccgtgagttcaagccccgcgtcaggctctgtgctgacagctcagagcctggagcttgtttcggattctgtgtctccctctctctgaccctcccccgttcatgctctgtctctctctctgtctcaaaaataaataaacgttaaaaaaaaaaattaaaaacaaaaataaaatgggttttgGAACAACGTCTTCCTTTAAAAGATAAACCGACCTTTTATTAGACAAAAGAATGGGTGAGTGAACAAATGGTAATGGTAGTAATTCAAAAAGAGCACGATGAGCAGGTGGTCCTCTAGCGCAGGGcctgcaggccaaatccagcccaccacctgtttttgtaaataaagttttatcggaacaCAGCCACACGTTCGTTAACATATTGCCTCTCGCTGTTCTCGCGCTGCAACAGCAGAGTCAAGTAGTGGCGATGGAGCCCGAGTGGCCCATCAAGCCACAAATGTTTACTCTCGGCTCCTTTACGGAAAAAAGGGTGTTATTTTTGACCCGTGTTCTAGAGTCACAACATAACGCGGTCTCATCCCAGACACGGCACCAAAGAGTCAGCAAGCTGAGCGTGAAGGTGGGCCGCGACTTCCTTACTACTCAACGATCTCTTCCTGAGTGGACATTCTGCGTTGTCTCTCTTTTAGTTGAGATGTTTCGCAAGGGGAGAGCGGAAGTCAGCATAATGGAAACCGGCGAGGGACAAATCCCGAGCTATAGGCTCACTCGAGCACCGGGACACAGCTATGGGCAACTGCCCGGATCACCTCCCGTTTCATCCAGAAGCAGAGCCCGTCCTTCTGAAGGAGCTGTGAGGCTGGGCCCGTTATCTGCAGGGGCCCGTTCAGGAGACACGGTACCGAGCACGTCGGGTACCATACAGGTGCCAGGTCACACTCTATCCAGTGAGGGACACGCGGGTAAAGCGCATTGTGACATCATCGTTAAAGCCAATGACACAAGGACATCTAATACTACACATGATAAGGAAAGCGCCCTCCAGCCTGAGGGGCGTCCCCAGTCACTGTGACTCCCACACCTGCACAGTGACAGCACCGTCCATCTCCTTGGCTGGGATTCCCCTACGTGGTGTTTATTTGTTGAGGTCCCTAAAACACCCAACAAAACTCTGAATTCCTTTCTGAAAGGGTGGTCCAGAATCCATGGCTCATTATTCGTTGACCCTCCGGAGAGGCAACCCTCCCAACTGGTGAGGGGTACAGGTCCTCTGATGAAATACGATACCCGCATCACGCTGCAGCGTCAGCCCGAGAATTTCACAAGAAAAAGGCCACGCCTTTCCTGAGCAGTGTTAAATATGCTCCTTTTCCAGAAAGGTGGGGAGGAACCCTGGAGGCAGAAAGTGGGGCATCTGTGAACCATGTCCTTCTGAAGGAGACAGAGGCGGCCAGCTCTGACTCACCACGTCGGGCAGCCTGACGACAGCACCACAGGACGACCTTCTTTCACGCCCTGCTTCCCGTGAGAGAGACACCACAGGTGTCCACTGGTAACGCGCGTGGGGGTCCTTCAGCACCCACACCGCGAGGGCTCAGAATCAAGCAAGACAAGACTGTGCCTTTTCCCTCATGTCAGCTCTTAATGAAGTGTGGAAAGAAAGGAGTCTAGTTAATCCAGAAGACTAATTAAGCTCCGGGAGAATTTGCAACAGAGAGAGTCCTGTGGGTGGCAAGAGTCACAGCAGACATATACACCAGAAACACGGGCACACGGCTACCCACGCTGCCGCACGCAGGCCTGCTTTCCTGCAGAAACACGACAGTGTTTTCCTTTAAGTGATACACCATCAGTATTGAAGAATGGAGACCACGCACACGGAATTCAGGTGGGTGTCAGAGACCCAGATCAAGGtaacaatgaatatttaaatgccaaaaaaaaaaaaacccacgttgGCAACCCTTGCAttctgttttttagagagagagagagagagagagagagagagagagagagcgcgcaagagAGTGCaacactccatgctcagcatggggccggaggcggggctcaatcccacgaccctgggatcctgacctcagctgaaattcagaggtggacgctcaaccgacagatcCTCCCTGTTGCCCCATCACTCACATTAAGGATATGACCCTGGAGCCACACGGCATTCCGGAAAGCATCCCACTTTCTATCCACTTTACCTGTAAGCTGCCGGAATGTGTTGTAGAGCCTCAGGCCGACAGCTTGACCCGCTGGGCAAGAGTTGCTAGGTCACAGGCCAGCTCCAAGGGTTCTgacctcccagctctgcccccaggCCGCAGACCCCTGCATTTACCCACTGGCCaccaggaggagagaggagagtgaaaagaaagcacgaacagaaaggaagagaagaggcagaTTAAAATCGTGAATTTGGGCCGAGTCTGGACACTCAAATGGAAttttccactctctctcccactgaCCCTGCCTCCTTCCTATTAACATCCTACTGGTCTGTGAACATCCTTTCTTACCGTCACCTAATGGGTCGCTAGTGAGTGACCTCCTGAGGCCAGCCTAAGTATTGGGGACCAGGGTCCCAAGACATCAGCATCCATAGCCCAATGTAGACCACAtctg is part of the Felis catus isolate Fca126 chromosome F1, F.catus_Fca126_mat1.0, whole genome shotgun sequence genome and encodes:
- the KIF26B gene encoding kinesin-like protein KIF26B isoform X2 — encoded protein: MVVTLEQAAGSEHYDGSPGSPPALSNMPTLVGSRHMGGLQQPRDWAFVPASYASPNYTAFVTNKHSSKPNSLGVSNGAEKKSGSPTHQAKVSLQMATSPSNGNILNSVAIQAHQYLDGTWSLSRTNGVTLYPYQISQLMTETGREGLTEAALNRYNADKPAACGVPASQGSCVASETSTGTSVAASFFARAAQKLNLSSKKKKHRPSTSSVAEPPLFATSFSGILQTCPPPAPPCLLRAVNKVKDTPGLGKVKVMLRICSTLARDTSESSSFLKVDPRKKQITLYDPLTCGSQNVFQKRGNQVPPKMFAFDAVFPQDASQAEVCAATVAEVIQSVVNGADGCVFCFGHAKLGKSYTMIGKDDSMQNLGIIPCAISWLFKLINERKEKTGARFSVRISAVEVWGKEENLKDLLSEVATGSLQDGQSPGVYLCEDPICGTQLQNQSELRAPTAEKAAFFLDAAIASRRGSQQDCDEEGHRNSHMLFTLHIYQYRMEKSGKGGMSGGRSRLHLIDLGSCVKALSKNREGGSGLCLSLSALGNVILALVNGSKHIPYKESKLTMLLRESLGNVNCRTTMIAHISAAAGNYAETLSTIQIASRVLRMKKKKTKYTSSSSGGESSCEEGRMRRPTQLRPFHARTAGDPDFPIPPLSSDPDYSSSSEQSCDTVIYIGPNGTALSDKELTDNEGPPDFVPIVPALQKARGDGRPPEAGGATAGKSERDCLKCNTFAELQERLDCIDGSEEPSQFPFEELPVQFGAQQAGKGPPLSQAAGANPLCESEKEEAGSDGQLTDREGTDPPASKMQRNHSPGPTPALPGSPSPASPRSIPGSGGGQHAASQLTQSPSLQSSRESLNSCGFVEGKPRPMGSPRLGIASLSKTSEYKPASSPSQRCKVYTQKGVLPSPAPLPPLSKDACTVSSESLLQPEVRTPPVGMSPQVLKKSMSAGSQGFPESPVDDEHQGATSPDPKKEVLSTTTVTVQQPLELNGEDELVFTLVEELTISGVLDGGRPTSIISFNSDCSVQALASGSRPVSIIGSISEDLECYSSVAPVSEVSITQFLPLPKLTLDEKAREAGSQRSSISSWLSEVSAGSDGEQSCHSFIAQTCFGHGEAMADPPASELGGGIQSSPVVCREKPEVGPDGLLILSDMGEDSFDKATPIQGCKISTLGKAMVTISNTADLSSCEGYIPMKTNITVYPCIAVSPRPVQGPEASIAPAVSSAPRAAQPQDSRETGAKTEMRFEDPWLKREEEVKKESAYPGEEGAGREATTGPPAKPEARAEQDRKASPGDRLSSSSGEVSASPGSDNLRRVADGCEMALPGVAAQSPVHPNRGLKSSSLPRAFQKASRQEEPGSPFYHCAAETNGLGSAQGASPCKAALERKAASPKHCMLARPKGTPPLPPVRKSSLDQKNRASPQHSACSSGTSSPSHPPAPLLAPFPDEAGGQAKEASSSSRLFSAKLEQLASRTNSLGRATVSHYECLSLERAESLCAGSWRAHAGKDSTMPRAGRSPGRGGAGASPTSLGPAPPAAAAAAAAATGAPGVIASPKAGTCKISAVSKLLLASPKARSLATATTKTLSFSTKSLPQAVGQSPGLAASAKPTSWSTQSLSRSRGAGPAGKPPPRAVNGRISELLQGGAGGRAGGDERPAAPPLPSPYSKVTPPRRPHRCSSGHGSDNSSVLSGELPPAMGKTALFYHSGGSSGYESVPRDSEATGSASSAHDSTSDNSSSVGGRCRSLKAPKKRSNSGSQRRRLIPALSLDTPSPVRKPASSTGVRWVDGPLRSTQRGLGEPFEIKVYEIDDVERLQRRRGGNGKEVTCFNAKLKILEHRQQRIAEVRAKYEWLMKELEVTKQHLMLDPNKWLREFDLEQVWELDSLEYLEALECVTERLESRVNFCKAHLMMVTCFDITSRRR
- the KIF26B gene encoding kinesin-like protein KIF26B isoform X3, giving the protein MRHKLLIQNLQTSPGGAAQKLNLSSKKKKHRPSTSSVAEPPLFATSFSGILQTCPPPAPPCLLRAVNKVKDTPGLGKVKVMLRICSTLARDTSESSSFLKVDPRKKQITLYDPLTCGSQNVFQKRGNQVPPKMFAFDAVFPQDASQAEVCAATVAEVIQSVVNGADGCVFCFGHAKLGKSYTMIGKDDSMQNLGIIPCAISWLFKLINERKEKTGARFSVRISAVEVWGKEENLKDLLSEVATGSLQDGQSPGVYLCEDPICGTQLQNQSELRAPTAEKAAFFLDAAIASRRGSQQDCDEEGHRNSHMLFTLHIYQYRMEKSGKGGMSGGRSRLHLIDLGSCVKALSKNREGGSGLCLSLSALGNVILALVNGSKHIPYKESKLTMLLRESLGNVNCRTTMIAHISAAAGNYAETLSTIQIASRVLRMKKKKTKYTSSSSGGESSCEEGRMRRPTQLRPFHARTAGDPDFPIPPLSSDPDYSSSSEQSCDTVIYIGPNGTALSDKELTDNEGPPDFVPIVPALQKARGDGRPPEAGGATAGKSERDCLKCNTFAELQERLDCIDGSEEPSQFPFEELPVQFGAQQAGKGPPLSQAAGANPLCESEKEEAGSDGQLTDREGTDPPASKMQRNHSPGPTPALPGSPSPASPRSIPGSGGGQHAASQLTQSPSLQSSRESLNSCGFVEGKPRPMGSPRLGIASLSKTSEYKPASSPSQRCKVYTQKGVLPSPAPLPPLSKDACTVSSESLLQPEVRTPPVGMSPQVLKKSMSAGSQGFPESPVDDEHQGATSPDPKKEVLSTTTVTVQQPLELNGEDELVFTLVEELTISGVLDGGRPTSIISFNSDCSVQALASGSRPVSIIGSISEDLECYSSVAPVSEVSITQFLPLPKLTLDEKAREAGSQRSSISSWLSEVSAGSDGEQSCHSFIAQTCFGHGEAMADPPASELGGGIQSSPVVCREKPEVGPDGLLILSDMGEDSFDKATPIQGCKISTLGKAMVTISNTADLSSCEGYIPMKTNITVYPCIAVSPRPVQGPEASIAPAVSSAPRAAQPQDSRETGAKTEMRFEDPWLKREEEVKKESAYPGEEGAGREATTGPPAKPEARAEQDRKASPGDRLSSSSGEVSASPGSDNLRRVADGCEMALPGVAAQSPVHPNRGLKSSSLPRAFQKASRQEEPGSPFYHCAAETNGLGSAQGASPCKAALERKAASPKHCMLARPKGTPPLPPVRKSSLDQKNRASPQHSACSSGTSSPSHPPAPLLAPFPDEAGGQAKEASSSSRLFSAKLEQLASRTNSLGRATVSHYECLSLERAESLCAGSWRAHAGKDSTMPRAGRSPGRGGAGASPTSLGPAPPAAAAAAAAATGAPGVIASPKAGTCKISAVSKLLLASPKARSLATATTKTLSFSTKSLPQAVGQSPGLAASAKPTSWSTQSLSRSRGAGPAGKPPPRAVNGRISELLQGGAGGRAGGDERPAAPPLPSPYSKVTPPRRPHRCSSGHGSDNSSVLSGELPPAMGKTALFYHSGGSSGYESVPRDSEATGSASSAHDSTSDNSSSVGGRCRSLKAPKKRSNSGSQRRRLIPALSLDTPSPVRKPASSTGVRWVDGPLRSTQRGLGEPFEIKVYEIDDVERLQRRRGGNGKEVTCFNAKLKILEHRQQRIAEVRAKYEWLMKELEVTKQHLMLDPNKWLREFDLEQVWELDSLEYLEALECVTERLESRVNFCKAHLMMVTCFDITSRRR